A window of Eublepharis macularius isolate TG4126 chromosome 18, MPM_Emac_v1.0, whole genome shotgun sequence genomic DNA:
GAGAGTCCGACTTTCCCCACCACCAATTTTATGAGATGActtggccctaaacaaaataaaGGGGGAGGGTAACTGAAACAGGTGCGAAGAGACTCGCACCACCGTCTGTCTCAACGGACGGTATCTGCCGGGGTCGTATCGGAGCTGGCCCTCGCAGGCCGAAACCCTCAAACCCATTAGAATGGCAGACTTTTACTTAGCGGTTAATTGCCCTAAGGAAGTTAAATTAGATTAACGTTTTCTTCTGAAATTAGTTTCAGTGGGACTAAGCCCAGGGAGGTTAATTGTTCAGGCCCAGCAGAGCCGACACATTCAACTAACTGCTGTACCTCTCCGTGGTTCACTATTCAGGAGCACAATACGAGCTGTCCTTTACCCAGGAGGTACGTGCCCATATAGACACTGTGTACAGCACTTGTCTGGTCTGATGGCATTTCCCAACCGGCGAATTTAGTGTAAAGAAAGCGCTCTTCCCTTTCATCCCTATGTATGTGGGTCGACAGGCGCTTGTGATCTTGAATTGACTTCTATAGTAACACCCTGCTGTCCTCTACCAAAAGTGGTTTACAATTGTTAACAGAAgtccaaaagtggcttacaacactgttcacccctgctccattttatccttgcagcagCTGTCCCATGAGATGGGCACGGCAGGGGAAAGAAGGGcctggcccaaggacacctcTTGAGCCTCCACGGCAGAATAAGGGTATCAGCTGGGGTCTCAGGGCTTAGTCCAGTACCATACTGGGTAGGTTTCCCCACACCACAGGCTGAAGACACAGTGAAGAGTCAAGCTTATCtaacataggtctcccctcaaagttgacttggagactccagctggtgcagaacgctgcagctgaCTTACTCTCGGGAGCTAGATGGGGCATGTatgtcactcccattctgcagtcactccattggctgcccatctgtctctgggctcaattcaaggtcatgactattacatccaaagcccttcacagccgcAGCCCTTCTTATCTGTATAATGGCTTCTCCctctatgttctgccacagcagcttcactcatttggacagggccttctgcagataccaccctacagttgggcgaaatcaacagctgcccacacatgttTTCTCTCTggcagcccccaccttatggaatggcctgcctgaggtcaggaacccccccccctctctcctggctttctgcaaactgtgcaaattgaattattcaaggaGGCTTTCTAcctagattatagggctgtgtcatcaGAAATAggtcagagagatgccttggtatgggcagggactatagactatgctatctgctgatgtagatatgttcctatAAGGGAGTCTCCAGGTGGCTAAACATGCCCTGCTGCCtaagctttgtttcagaaagacttcatctctgtgcttggctttatgcttggcTGTcttaactgttgattatattgtatttcaattgcactgcgtaatccaccttgggtcttgGTGAGCaaggtggactagaaataaatatataaaataaaggcAAAGCCGGAGCAAACAGCAACAAACTCCCAACAGAGGCGCAACAGGAAATCCTTTGAAGGGTGAGATTGCAACTGGAGTTTGTTCAATACATGCAGCCTTGCTGTTTCTCAGCATTTAGCAAGACCTCAAAGGaagtgctgcccccctcccccccccccacggctaTGAGACGTTGCTGCCTTGCACCAGAACTCGCTGCCCAGACCTGGCCAATAGCACAGGGCAACCAACCTTCCTTACCTGCTTTCCTGGGTTCTTCCAAACCCCATGAAAACTGAGAACGCCACAGAATCCCTGCGCACTCCCCACTCCTGGCACATGCATCTTTTCAAATGTGCATTGAAAAGGAACCCAAGCCCACAGCCCCATTTGCAAATGCCTGTGACCTGATTCGACAGGGACCATGCACCACTCTCTCATGCCAGACTGCaagctgcagccagccaaccaaccaaccaggcTGTGGACCTGCTTGGGCCTTCCTTAAAGGCAGGTAGAAGGGCTTGACATTCATCAAGCCCTTCGCTGAAGGAAAAGCTGTCTGCAGAGGAAGAGGAAACAGGAAGACTGTCTTTTCCGACTACTAGCCCACGGATGAGCGGAAAGGACTTGCGAGAGAAACACATTCCTCCAAAGTTAGTATGCAAACACACAAGCGAAACTACTTGGGAGCCATCCTGCAGTGTTAGCTTTACACAGGTGCGCACGCACGCTCATGCCTAGAAATACTGCCATTAGCCACACTTTGAAAGAGCTGAGcaaaactaacccccccccccgccccctgccaacACACATGATTTCTGGGCCTGGTACTTGTACTCCTCTGGGACTGGTTTTCTCCCACCCCACAGCATGCACTCTGTTTCAATAACCATTTCCATAGTACAATCTTCTGAGCTCAACAGACTGGCTACGAGCActtggggatggggtggggtggtgggggaaggaaaagagaagaagaaaaacgtTGCTAGTTGGATATGATACAAAATCACTCAACCACTTTCCTCCAAACTTACCCAAGCAGCTCCCTGCTTGAGGCATCAGATACGTTCATCTCAAGAGGTGATTTATTTTGCCAAGTTTGCTTTGTGAAAACAGGACGGCAACAGCTGCAGTCAGAACTGTGTTCTTGGCCCCGCCGTGTGAACTAACGGGGCCACTGCAGCATGGTGCTTGATAcacagagctcccccccccccatcaattaAAAGTATACTGAAGGACTGGGACACTGCTGACACTGAGGTTTTTTCAAAACACAAGACTGGCTAACTGGCTTATTATACAGAGAACTGGCCATGGTCGGGTGAGCGTCTGAAACTGTCTCTTTCGGTTTAAAACAAAGATGACGCTTCTAGTGTGAGTTTCTGGGTGGTTGTTTAGATTTAGAAAAAAAGGACAATTGATTTATAAAGGATCTTGAAGAActgctccatttttaaaaaacacagtccAGTATGtccagtagttttccagtttcaCAGAGTTGGGAGCACTTTAGATAACCATCCTTTCAAAGAAAATTCAGCTTCTTGTGTTACTTACTTCCCCAACAGCCTCTGGTGTTACTTACTTCCCCAACAACGTTTTCCTTTAGGACTGTTCCTTAAGCACCATAATTCAAGGACCAGGCCCTCTTTCCTTAGagaggaccggggggggggggattcagctaAGGGCATCTCTGAAGACAAAACAGGGTTTTGTGTGTGCTCCATTTTGCTGTTGGAGAAGGAAAGCCTTCTCAAGCCTTTGATCTGCAACCCCCATTTTATGGAGCTGAAGCTGATTCTTTTTTAAGGTAGGAGAGAAGATTTATCATGCAACTTTAACAACAGTGGGGATATTTGAGCTACTGGTTTAACAGAACCGAGCTTTCTGAGAAGTAGCCGCCCTGAAACTGGGTGGTGATTTGGCGGGGGGAAAGAGAGACTGATTTCCCCCAGGGTTTACACGGCGTTCAAGAGCACACTCTTACCGTCAGGGACTTCATCCGGCCGCTTCCTCTTCTCGTAAACCACAATTATGACGACGAGGATAATGATCTCTGCCAGAAtccccaggaaaggccacagagGAGCCAAGTGACTGCGGACACGCAGGATGGTGGTTGCGGCTGTGGTGCCAACCTGATTGGTTGCATTGCATTCGTACTCCCCAGGATCCTCGTCGATAAGGAGGTTTTCAATGCGCAGTTCGGTGTGGTTCTCTTTACTGGTAATGAAGAAGCGGCCAGAATCGTTTCTGAGGTCCTAGGAAACACAGATCAAAAAAGAAGCGAAGGCTAACAAGGTCATTTTTAGCAAGCGCTCAGGAGAAGTTGCTTGTTTAAatacatgtttgtttttttaaaaaataagcctgaTGTTCGCTACTTTGCAGGACACGCCTTAGTAGGAACACACAATGCACAACTTGAACTTGGTATTGTTGGGAAAAcctcggagagctgctgccagtctgaatggacaatactgagctaggcaGACAATGCTGTCCAGGGTCCATCTAAGTGAGGATTTACCTCCCACGGGAAAACTTCAACCCACAGCTGTCGTTCAGGCGAGTGATATTGTCCCTTATACTCACCACAGAGACACCATCAACTTTCTTACGCCACACCCACTCTGGGTACGGGAAGCCCACAGCCTTGCAGTACATTGTTGCTTCCTGACCCTCATTCTTGTTCTCACTTCGCTTGTGCCCAGTGATGTCAGGAATAGCTAAAgcgaaaacaaacaaacaaaatggagtgTTCCGAAATTAGTTAGCACCCCCAGTTAGAACAAAGCAGAAAATGCAATGCAAACCCAGACAAAATGCAATGACAGCAAGATAATATAAACTATACATAGTGGTTATaatcctgttccctttataaaagcaccttcGTTAGTCATTTCATTATAATACAGCcttattacctttataaaaatgctgctctgaacaattctgttttatgtaGTTGGCAGAATAATGGAagcgtgggagctttcctgacctcctcaggcaggccattcctatGTCTCAAGCACTGCCTTTTTTGTGGTCGAAGGCAGGGCGGCTTTTTGTGGCggtactcactggtactgagtacAAACATCTTTTTCCAGGGCTCTCCCAAGCCCTACAGAGTGAATTGATGGAAATTGGCACAACCTTATAAATGAATATTGGCCCTTCACCCTCTTGCAAGTCCCACACTAGCAGTCTGGCTCCCAGCTAAGCAGTGCCGCTGTAACTCATTTGACTGTTCCAAGTCTTGCTGCAGTGTAATTCTTCGGGAGATTACCTGAGATCAATGAACTGCCCGAGATGAACCTTAGCGTAGCAGATGGCTTAGTGCACTTCGGTGCCCACCTCTAAAACCCACTCACTTTCTAGGCAGCTAATTATGTCACACGTGGACTGCTATGCGACTGCCGGGGCCTGACCTGTTAATCCAGTCCAAGCCCAATACCCAGGTTCCTAGCAAAGAGACTATGGGTGTGGGAAGTTATTTTGAGGGCCCGCTCGTTCTTGCCTTGAGTACAAAGAGAGCACAAAGTCACCCAAGGAGTATTCACCATGCCAGAAAACCCATGCTTGTGGCAAACACACAAATAACCGGTTTGAGGGCTCataaaggaaaagaggaggaaggagggtaACCCAAAGCACTGTTTGGTATCCTCTAAGGATCACATAAGCGTATACATAATCATACTTAGGATTAGCAGTCAAAATATGGAAGCTGTGAATCATTCTTGGTCAACTTGCTATCTTCCTTTTCCGTTTCTGATTTGTCCACCTTTATTTGTGCTACAAGTAGGATTTCTTTCCAAAGCCAAAGAACGGGtccatacaaaacaaaacaaataaaaacacaaaGGCCTAGACCTTGCCACACAATTCCTACCTGCAAATATATATCCCAAAGGTCCTCAAAAACTGCCACAGTATTTTAATCACTGATCTCTCTGAATGAACTGGCTGAATGAACCAGTTAGCCTTGAATGGCGCATCGTTTTCAGCCAGTCTGAGAACCAACCCACTGAAGCTGTTTGCAGTTGGATGAAGCTTTGGCTCGAGATACgattttttaaatgttaagaAGGTTCAGTTTAAATAATGCTGTCACTAACCCAACCAAGATGTGGAGGGAGACAAGTcggagaaatgttttaaatagtgaATTGTGTTGGCCACTGGGTGGAACAAAAAGATGAATAAAGATCACAGTGAAAGATACATAAAGAAAACATATCCATTTAAAAATAGTATCAACAGCGTCTTATTATTAGAATTGGAAAATCAAGAGTAAAACAAATGATCAAAGAACGACAATCAAACGGTAGCCCAAGGTCTCTCGTGATTCATCAACCTGATCTTAGCAGCTGCTGGGCAAAGTTTACAATCCCCTTTGTTCGGCTCTGCATCTCTGGCTCCTATAAAAAGCTCAACACAAGAGAAGTCCCCTTCTCTAGTACTGGGGATATTGCATTCTAACATCCACATAACAGAACAGCCTGGCGAGCAGACAGTCACTTCCACACATGCATAAGCAACTTGTAAGAAGAGTGGTACTcaatggctcaggagccacatatgGAACTTCACTGTGTCACCTGTGGCTCTTTTGACCACCATTCCCCAATGTGTCACCCACCCTACGTTCCAGGACAGTGGGCAATTTCTTTAGAAATTGAAATAATTCCATCATTACTATGGGCCCAAGATAAGACAGCTTTATTTTAAAAACGTTAACACAACTTGCCCATGATGATTATATCAAAGTTGTGTAGATGTCAGAGCTCCTACACATGAGGTTGTGTATCGTTGAATAAAGTGGCACAATAGGGCATATTGCTGTTGAATGCTACCCCATGAAACAAAACTCCCAGATGTGCTCTAGTAATTAAAAGATTATGTAACAGTTACATATTATTCCGTCATATACATTTTGGAGGGGTTGACATACAGCGGTCATATGGCTGTTTTGGTTGATGGGCTCTCAGTGAGTGGCAGAGCAAATACCAGTGATCAACTGATTTTCAGTAGCTGGTcaccaatttctgggcactgtCTGAAATTTTGACGCTGTGAGTACAACCATCTATTTAAGAGGGACAAATCAGAGGCTGCAACCCAAATCATGCCATTAATTCTGCAGCATGCTGGAATCGAAACTGAATAATTTAGGAAATGGTATCAGCTGGGAGGAGAGGGAAACGTTCTTTGAACAAGATTCCTGCTAGACACAAACGTATCACTGGACACAGCTCAAGTGGCTCTTTGGATCTCTGGGAATTAGAACTCTTCAAGGCATGAGGGAATCTCTGCATCCATTTGCTTAGCCAGCTGCTATACCCAGGTGGATTCTGCTAATCTATTAAGGTTTTGGCAGCAAAAGAGTCTTTCATTAgcaattccaccccccaccccccaaaaaagaatGAGCTAAATCATCTAGTATCTCTAAAAGGATATTTCACGGGGGCGATCCTACCCAACATAAAGAATGCCCGGTTGTATTTCAGTTTTAATTACAGATTTGGCAGCCTTTTTTGCTAGCAATTTCCCCCACAGGACAGACCGAGCCACAGAGTATCCATAAAAGGATAGTCTGCCCTTTGCAGTATAATGGATCCCTACAGGGGGACATCACGGCCCCAGGGGCCATAATTGAGATACCAGAAACAAATTAATTTGAATACTTAGCTAGCTTGTATGCCGGCTGCATATTAAATATACTTATGCCTCAATTTGCAGATTGCACAAACAGGACTCCATTTTAAGAAAAAGGTTGTTTTCTTTAGTGATGCACACATTGGCTGTAGATGAAAGCTCTGAGGTGAGTGACAGAACCACTCTGAACTGACCGTGCAATGATTTTTGCAAGAGTGGTGATGATGAtacaacacaacacaatcaaACAAAAAGTGGGAAACCCCAATGACTTTATATGCCAATGAGCGCAATCACAGCTCTAATCAGCACATAATGAGAACAACAACATCAGCAACAGAGGAAGTTGAGGTTTATATTGATAAAAGGGCCGTGAACAaattgagtggggggggggagaagtctaGCAGTGAAGAAAGAACAGAGTTATTGAGGGGGAACCCAAAGTTATAGATATGGATAAGGAGGAAACAGGATCAAATGTTTCTGGGGCTGCCTGCCTTTTCGAGCTCACCAAGCCCGTACTTTTCTGGAGCAGCCTACAGCTTAATTCTTTGTGCAGTTCAGCCTCAACTGAAACCAAATCGGTATGCGTGTTAATTCATTTCCACCCATTTGCCCCctcaccacctcttctcccctcTGCCCACTGGCTCTCCGTCAAAAAATGAGTGTGTAACCCACTCCAGCAAGGGCCCATGTTTCTAACCTTTCTTGCTCACTTTGCTCCCTAAAAACACTACATGCACTGACGGCGCTAGATAAATCAACCTATTAGGTTTAACAAACAGGAGAATGATATATTAAATAGAAGGGCCAAGATCCAGTGAGCTGAACATACTGGAAatttagggggaggggggattgccaCTGAAGTAGGGTTTTTCTTACTATGCGGGTATTCTTTTCCCATTGCTCTGAGCACAATACCAGTTTGGCCCCTTGCTTGCCAGTGTTGCAAACGGATAAGTTCCTTTGATCTCTGGCTAGCTAAAAATCTTTCCCTAACATTGCttgctattttaatgttttatttcctTATCTAGTCCATGTTCTACTCCGTTACTTTCTTTTTAGTGCCTTTCCACTCTGATGTAATGGTTAaaagtgtctgactaggatctgggaaacccaggtttgactccccactctgctgtggaagcatgctgggtgactgtgggccattgtcattctcagcctaatctacctcgcagggttgttgtaaggataaaagcgaggagaggaagaggatgtaagccactctgagtcctcattgggaagaaaggcagagtataaatgaagtaaaataaaataaataaataaaatccacctTTTTTAGAGAATTATTTTGTTGTCCAGGTTATTTGCAAGTCCTTGCTTGCTTACAAGCCTTATTATTGCTTGGGACTAGTTGATGCAGTTAGATTACCACTGAATAAATGTAACTGATGCTTGTGAATCCTCCCAAATGGAAGTATCTGTAGCCTTCATGTTGAGTCTGGTCTTGACAGTCAACTTGGTGTCtctacctggagaaaaaggctcaATCAAGTGGTGGCAGATATTCCTGATTAAGCATCAAGGTGAAATTTAGCCCGTTTTCTCAAGTGCGGTTACTTCAGGGCAAGATCCTAGCTGAGAAAACTCAAGAGCAGCAGCCATTGATATTCAGCAAATGGTGCTACAAACAAGTTAGTTCCGCATTTCATGGAAGAGAGAGTGGAAAGGAGACAAGGTAACAGTTCCAAAAGTTGACAACGTGGGGATTAGGGAGAGTGACTAAATGACTAATCATTAGGAAACGAGAAACAGTGTTCATTAGCTTAAGCTGTGGCCTCACAGTTCAAGCTCCCCAATCTCTCAACAGGGAACTTTTCACTGCCACGTGTTAGCAGAGCTTTAGCAAGAAGCTATAGTAAATCTACATTATTAATTCTAGCCCAGTTGTGCCCAACAGTTTTGAGGGGCGGGGGAAGGAAAAGGGTAAATTTGCTAGGATGGCTGCATGGTGACCGAGCGTCCTGTTAGATCTGGATGTTTGCAAAGATTAGCCCAAGCAATGTGGAAAAACCCTGGGTGCTCTCCACTGCGTTACGGCCCTGTCCAAAGGTGTTCACATCAACAGCACCTCACAGACAGCCCCGCAGCAGCATCCCCAAACTTCAGGGTAGAACTACCTTATATGCCCAGGTGAGCAGCAAGCCCTAAAGCTACGAAATGAGAAGCAGCGGACAAGGAAAGAACTACACAACGCCTTCCCGCGACTTCTCCACTCTAAATAATTTCATCCATAAAAACATTTATCCCCATAGGAAAAAGCATTGTTAAGTTCTGCACTACACGCACAACATAAAGTTAGGCCTTTGCAAGCCGATTGATTTTAAGCTACAGGGCTGCTTGCGGTTGCTCACTTCCTACTTACTGTAGCAGGAAGCCTGAGGCCAGCTGCTAAATCTACAAAGCGGTCAAGCCAACAAGCCAAGATTCTTCCCTAATACGATCTAGCTTAAGGATTTCTTACATGTGCCTGGTTCAAAGCCACGGAGATGAAAGAGAAGTTCAGTAAGCGGAGAAGAAGCCGTTTCTGTTCACACAGGATTTAGCTTTCTCTTAAGCTTTCCAGCCAACAATCCAAATGCAGCCAATTCATTCGTAGGCTGAATTCAAAGTGCTGGGCCTTATCTTTAAAACTGGAAGCAATCTGGGTCCAGTTATCTAGGACCACCTTCTTCTATATCAACCTGCCCAGCAGCTTCACTCTTCATCCAAGGCATTTATCTGTGTTCCCTCATCTGAAGATGTGATATACACAGAAGATGCTTTCTCTATTGCGAAACCTTGCTTACGGGGCACCTCCTTCCTTCTAACCTAAGCACGATGCCCAAATCCAACAAATCTTCACTGCCAACCTGAGAACTGTATTTAATAGCTTCACTTAAGATTCACATCTTAGTTGTCTGGCACTGCTTATGGCGTTACCGTTTTAGCTCTGCTATTCCCTTTGCATTATTGCTATTTTGTCGATGGGTTCATTGCTGTGGTCAATTAACACCCTGGTTCTCAAAGTGTGaggtagggttttttcccctaaagAACAAAAGGATCACTCTCCTCCTATTGTGGATGCAGGGACAAGCGCTCTCGGTTTGATTGTGCTTAAAAGCCAACGACCCATCACAGTATTCTTCATGGCTATCTGGGACCTGAAAATAAATCCTAGTACAGTTGTGGCTGAAGAGGGGCAGGTCCTACCCTctactcagggtggtttacagtAGCAGGAGCAATGGGTTGGCTCCTTGGTCTGCTACCTCCTGCCCTGGCCTCCACTCTGGTAGGATTATGTGAGATTTCTCTCCTGGTCACAGAACTCTGATGTCACATGCTTGCAGCACTGTACATCCTAGACCTGGAAGGGCTGAAGACCGCTGGGCTAGAGAAACACAGAATATGCTGCTGTCCTTCATTGAAGAGAGTCTTTCATGCTCTTCCGAGTTGTCCCAGATCCCTGTTCAAGGCTTGGGAACTGGATTGCAGTTTGAGACACGTGGTGTTTTCTCCTAGTAGGAGATGTGGAGAGACTGTTCCTATGGGTGGCAAGAGGTTTCACTTTGAGGGAACTGGGCTGAGATGACCGTTTAAACGGGGTACAACACTGCAGCATGGGAACGCCGCTCTACCAAGGCTATTTTAAGGGACTTGTGTTGTTAGCAGTTCAGATGCAAACAATTAAGCAGTGGAAATTCCCCGataaacatatttttatttatttattttcgatttttattccaccctccccacatttccagcaggctcagggcagatatgaGGAAGACTGCACATACAGTGGGGGACAGCTGTGACTTAAGAGATAAAGAATCCGGGGAGTGAAATAAATGAACCatttttagcttttaaaaaaggaaaagaaaaagacaagtaCCTTTCACTTCTATAGTTGCATTTGCTACAGGGGAGCTAGCGAacgtgaacacacacacatat
This region includes:
- the NPTN gene encoding neuroplastin isoform X1, which encodes MRGSGPLPAVLSVLLVTAGSLFPAPAAAQNEPGINASDDVIIPTQNPSAILLQCNLTSLPSSLSYSYWVKNGEEISGSRKNTETSTEYKIPKPRAEDSGEYVCVFTFASSPVANATIEVKAIPDITGHKRSENKNEGQEATMYCKAVGFPYPEWVWRKKVDGVSVDLRNDSGRFFITSKENHTELRIENLLIDEDPGEYECNATNQVGTTAATTILRVRSHLAPLWPFLGILAEIIILVVIIVVYEKRKRPDEVPDDDEPAGPMKTNSTNNHKDKNLRQRNTN